In Methanobacterium sp., the following proteins share a genomic window:
- a CDS encoding alpha/beta hydrolase: MKNKEKTREGLLKGGMPYIAVGGGPPLVYMRSLPVSEKMYKYELKILSLLAHSFTVYAVDRKPGIKKGATMRDLASGYAHAIESEFGEAVNIMGLSTSGSIAQQFAIDFPHLVRKLVLVATAYRLGSEGKKLQLKYANLLAQGRFRDAARVFFPAAFAESSFSQWFLGWIMWLVEPLFRPTNPEDLINTLLADDRFDAEEDLHKITAPTLLIGGDRDFFYPEELLRRTANLIPNSRLIIYPGRKHIEVETYSRFASDVVSFLTNEIH, from the coding sequence ATGAAAAATAAAGAAAAAACACGTGAAGGTCTCCTTAAGGGAGGAATGCCTTACATTGCAGTTGGAGGTGGTCCTCCCCTGGTTTATATGAGATCCCTTCCTGTAAGTGAAAAGATGTATAAGTACGAATTGAAAATCCTCTCATTACTGGCTCATAGTTTCACAGTTTATGCTGTTGATCGAAAACCAGGCATTAAAAAGGGTGCAACCATGAGAGACCTTGCTTCCGGTTATGCGCATGCCATTGAAAGCGAATTTGGAGAAGCAGTAAACATTATGGGGTTATCTACAAGTGGTTCCATTGCTCAGCAGTTTGCAATTGATTTTCCTCATCTGGTGCGAAAGTTAGTGCTGGTTGCCACAGCCTATCGGTTGGGGTCTGAAGGTAAAAAACTCCAGCTTAAATATGCTAATCTACTTGCCCAGGGAAGGTTTCGGGATGCTGCACGTGTTTTTTTCCCTGCTGCATTTGCAGAATCTTCTTTTAGCCAGTGGTTTTTAGGATGGATAATGTGGTTAGTCGAACCACTGTTTAGACCTACAAACCCTGAAGATTTGATTAACACCCTTCTAGCCGATGACAGGTTTGATGCTGAAGAAGATCTGCATAAAATTACTGCTCCAACCCTATTAATTGGTGGAGATCGGGATTTTTTCTATCCTGAAGAGTTATTAAGGCGAACGGCGAATTTAATTCCAAATTCAAGATTAATAATTTATCCTGGGCGAAAACACATTGAAGTGGAAACATATTCACGTTTTGCTTCTGATGTTGTTTCGTTCCTCACCAATGAAATCCACTAA
- a CDS encoding TetR/AcrR family transcriptional regulator → MNTRMKRKKKEKQNAIVKAAEKIIAEYGMEKMTMDQVAAEADVAKGTIYLYFKNKGSLLAAVNAELNKEANEYMKERMDLCSGGSEKVRAMGQATVEFFMRNPQKWKAITELYQMKVHDPEDPHVQEFLQVTNEMVHMMADAYRQGIKEGTIREDLDPVTTAIYNRMAWGNAFTPTTEQKMLLKWNKISQERYLTVASGLIVRSTHKVLPEDLKE, encoded by the coding sequence ATGAATACACGAATGAAACGTAAAAAAAAGGAGAAACAGAACGCCATAGTAAAAGCTGCAGAGAAAATAATTGCAGAATATGGGATGGAAAAAATGACTATGGATCAGGTAGCAGCTGAAGCAGATGTTGCCAAAGGGACTATATACCTGTATTTTAAAAATAAGGGAAGCTTACTGGCTGCGGTAAATGCAGAACTTAATAAAGAAGCTAATGAGTACATGAAAGAAAGAATGGATCTATGCTCTGGAGGTTCAGAAAAAGTCAGGGCCATGGGACAGGCAACAGTGGAGTTTTTTATGAGAAATCCCCAGAAGTGGAAGGCCATAACTGAACTCTATCAAATGAAGGTCCATGATCCAGAAGATCCTCATGTTCAGGAATTCCTGCAGGTGACCAATGAAATGGTGCATATGATGGCTGACGCCTACAGGCAGGGCATAAAAGAAGGAACCATACGTGAAGATCTGGATCCGGTGACTACAGCCATATATAACCGGATGGCATGGGGGAATGCTTTCACCCCCACTACAGAGCAGAAAATGCTCCTTAAGTGGAATAAAATCAGTCAGGAACGTTACTTAACCGTAGCTTCCGGATTAATAGTCAGGTCTACCCATAAAGTCCTGCCAGAAGATTTAAAGGAATAA
- a CDS encoding DUF1894 domain-containing protein — protein sequence MMFCLETYLQESEDYEVLISRAGFKECARVINENAPEVIHVKPGEKILGARIIGIPPVPVGINEEKGTILFPYTKPCYGTAVVEIPVQKKEIAKIRKLDMK from the coding sequence ATAATGTTTTGTCTTGAAACATATTTACAGGAATCTGAAGATTATGAAGTATTAATATCACGTGCGGGTTTTAAAGAATGTGCCCGGGTAATTAATGAAAATGCGCCTGAAGTAATCCATGTTAAGCCTGGAGAGAAAATTTTAGGGGCAAGAATTATTGGAATACCTCCAGTCCCTGTGGGAATCAATGAAGAAAAAGGCACAATACTGTTTCCATACACCAAACCATGCTATGGAACTGCCGTAGTTGAAATACCTGTTCAAAAAAAAGAAATTGCAAAAATAAGAAAATTAGACATGAAATAA
- a CDS encoding NAD(P)/FAD-dependent oxidoreductase: MAKSVIIIGAGIAGLAAGCYAQMNGFKSKIFEMHNKPGGLCTAWKRKDYTFDLCIDFLIGITPHSDVYKLWEELGMVQDREFITPEDFFIQVIDNQGNKFVVYNDPDKLREHMLSFSPEDEKLIKKFTNDIKKFGSADLRVDIGIRDILRMIPVILLFRKYSLPVSEMAAKFKNPVLKNLFQTAFDWHDQSTIFSMMGAAFMGSGSAGYPIGGSIPLAQAIEQRYLDLGGEISYNSQVKRILVEKSQATGIELSDGTVERADIVVSAADGHSTIFDWLKGQYTDEQIRGYYENLDLFPPLVIVSLGVDEDYSNKPHRIRFSSKKPIKVGGEEKDYVLLKNHSYDPTMAPEGKTVLTVQMETNFDYWDKLKDDKEGYHAEKKNIEESVVNAISELYPGIEDKIEVVDVATPLTFVRYTGNWKGSYEGWLVNEKISLTSEMPQTLPGLSNFYMAGQWVSPGGGLYGAATSARKAVKMICKNEKKGFKTTKP; encoded by the coding sequence ATAGCTAAATCCGTAATTATAATCGGTGCAGGAATAGCCGGCCTGGCTGCTGGCTGTTATGCACAGATGAATGGTTTTAAAAGCAAAATATTCGAGATGCACAACAAGCCAGGGGGTCTTTGCACAGCCTGGAAAAGGAAAGACTACACCTTTGATCTTTGTATTGATTTTTTAATTGGAATTACACCCCATAGCGATGTTTACAAGTTATGGGAGGAGTTAGGGATGGTTCAGGATCGGGAATTCATAACCCCTGAAGATTTTTTTATCCAGGTGATAGACAATCAGGGAAACAAATTCGTAGTATATAATGATCCGGATAAACTACGGGAACATATGCTCAGTTTCTCCCCAGAAGATGAGAAACTCATTAAAAAATTCACCAACGACATTAAAAAATTCGGTTCTGCAGATCTACGTGTTGATATAGGTATTCGGGATATATTAAGAATGATTCCTGTGATTCTACTCTTTAGAAAATATTCTCTACCAGTTTCAGAAATGGCTGCCAAGTTTAAAAACCCCGTATTAAAAAATCTGTTCCAAACTGCTTTTGACTGGCATGATCAGTCCACCATATTCTCTATGATGGGTGCTGCCTTTATGGGGAGTGGTTCTGCAGGATATCCTATAGGAGGCTCCATACCCCTTGCCCAGGCAATTGAACAGAGATACCTGGATCTTGGAGGGGAAATTTCCTACAATTCTCAGGTGAAAAGAATTTTAGTGGAAAAAAGCCAGGCCACCGGTATCGAACTTTCAGATGGTACTGTAGAAAGAGCAGATATCGTAGTATCAGCAGCAGATGGCCATAGCACCATATTTGACTGGCTGAAGGGACAGTACACTGATGAGCAGATCAGAGGTTATTATGAAAACCTGGACTTATTTCCTCCCCTGGTTATTGTTTCTCTCGGAGTAGATGAGGATTATTCAAATAAACCCCATAGAATCCGGTTTTCCTCAAAAAAACCTATCAAAGTGGGAGGTGAAGAAAAGGATTATGTACTCTTAAAAAATCACAGTTACGATCCTACCATGGCTCCTGAGGGAAAAACAGTACTCACAGTTCAGATGGAAACAAATTTCGATTACTGGGACAAATTAAAGGATGACAAAGAAGGATATCATGCTGAGAAGAAAAATATTGAAGAATCGGTTGTTAATGCAATTTCAGAGCTTTATCCAGGCATTGAAGATAAGATTGAAGTGGTTGATGTGGCTACCCCTCTCACCTTCGTCCGTTACACTGGTAACTGGAAGGGATCATATGAAGGTTGGTTGGTGAATGAAAAGATATCCCTCACTTCTGAAATGCCTCAAACTCTCCCAGGATTATCTAATTTCTACATGGCTGGGCAATGGGTTTCGCCAGGAGGTGGTTTATACGGGGCAGCTACAAGTGCCAGAAAAGCGGTTAAAATGATATGTAAAAATGAGAAAAAAGGCTTTAAAACCACAAAACCTTAA
- a CDS encoding MBL fold metallo-hydrolase yields MEVIIIRSEELKEDLYRLNLGINSSFLLKYSEGYLLIDTSFPNDYEKLKEKIKSIPVEISDINYILLTHYHHDHSGSAAMLREDADARIIAHENAIPWLAKGDGTVLASWVNLRINIIFSINEFLSKSVKDTSFPPLQMGNNDIIISRDDNETLRDMGIPGKILCTPGHSNDSISVVLDDGRAFIGDIAVDFPKFLGTYYRAALIEDSTQMLESWQKIINAGAETLYPAHGPSFDVEGLISAIKKFE; encoded by the coding sequence ATGGAGGTGATTATTATCCGCAGTGAAGAGTTAAAAGAGGATTTATATAGATTAAATCTGGGTATAAATAGTTCTTTTTTATTAAAATACTCGGAAGGATACTTATTGATAGATACTTCATTTCCAAACGATTATGAGAAACTTAAAGAGAAAATCAAAAGCATCCCCGTGGAGATCTCCGACATAAATTATATTTTACTCACACATTATCATCATGACCACAGCGGGTCTGCAGCAATGCTCCGGGAAGATGCTGATGCCAGGATCATTGCCCATGAAAATGCGATTCCCTGGCTGGCTAAGGGCGATGGTACGGTGCTTGCTAGCTGGGTTAACCTGCGCATCAACATCATATTCTCCATAAACGAGTTTTTGAGTAAGAGTGTGAAGGATACCAGTTTTCCACCTCTTCAGATGGGAAATAATGATATTATCATCTCCAGAGATGATAATGAAACACTGCGGGATATGGGGATTCCCGGAAAGATATTATGCACTCCTGGCCATAGTAACGATTCTATTTCAGTAGTACTTGATGATGGTCGTGCTTTTATTGGTGATATTGCCGTAGATTTTCCCAAATTTCTGGGCACCTATTACCGTGCCGCTCTCATTGAAGATTCAACCCAAATGCTGGAAAGCTGGCAAAAAATAATTAATGCTGGGGCTGAAACGTTATATCCTGCTCATGGCCCATCATTTGATGTGGAAGGCCTGATTTCGGCAATTAAAAAATTTGAATAG